A single Antechinus flavipes isolate AdamAnt ecotype Samford, QLD, Australia chromosome 5, AdamAnt_v2, whole genome shotgun sequence DNA region contains:
- the LOC127564886 gene encoding taste receptor type 2 member 3-like has translation MIFLAEIFHITVLTALLILGIIGNGFLVVVNVRKLIQNKRMLSIELLLTCLGMSRFSLQILLTFQGIVSIFFVPFYRQNVYGSQYLFTWMFLNSSSVWFATCLGIFYCLKISGFSHPYFLWLKFRVSKLMPWLLLGSVLVSGITGILCAHVFDYSTVSYVDWYNNASLASPDSERRKSNNVLVINLVLIFPLGLFVTCTVMLLISLYSHTHRMQTRSSASSNPSTEAHLNALRTVITFFCFSISYFAALMVNLTHRMPVRSIWFFFLKDVMAAYPSGHSVFIILGNSKYQQSFRKILGLAKKP, from the coding sequence ATGATCTTTCTCGCAGAAATTTTCCACATCACAGTCCTGACAGCTCTATTGATTCTCGGGATTATCGGAAATGGGTTTCTAGTGGTCGTGAATGTTAGGAAACTGATTCAAAACAAAAGGATGCTCTCCATTGAGCTCCTCCTCACCTGCCTCGGGATGTCGCGGTTCAGCCTGCAGATTTTGTTAACATTTCAAGGCATCGTGAGCATATTCTTTGTGCCCTTTTATCGGCAGAATGTTTATGGTTCTCAGTACCTCTTTACCTGGATGTTTCTAAACTCTTCCAGTGTCTGGTTTGCCACCTGTCTGGGCATTTTCTACTGCCTCAAGATCTCTGGCTTCTCACATCCCTACTTTCTGTGGCTGAAATTCAGGGTCTCCAAACTGATGCCCTGGCTGCTGCTGGGAAGCGTGCTGGTCTCCGGGATCACCGGCATCCTGTGTGCCCATGTGTTCGATTACTCCACAGTGTCCTACGTTGACTGGTACAACAATGCCTCCCTGGCCAGCCCGGATTCTGAAAGACGCAAAAGCAATAATGTGCTCGTAATCAACTTGGTGTTGATATTTCCCCTAGGTCTGTTTGTCACGTGTACAGTGATGTTGCTCATCTCTCTTTACAGCCACACTCACCGGATGCAAACCAGGTCCTCGGCATCGAGTAATCCCAGTACAGAAGCCCATCTCAACGCCTTGAGGaccgtgatcaccttcttttgcttttccatttcctaCTTTGCAGCCCTCATGGTGAACCTGACACACAGAATGCCCGTTCGAAGCATCTGGTTCTTTTTCCTAAAAGACGTGATGGCAGCTTACCCCTCCGGCCACTCTGTTTTCATCATTCTGGGCAATTCCAAATACCAGCAGTCATTCAGGAAGATCCTGGGTCTCGCAAAGAAGCCATAA